Within Candidatus Methylomirabilota bacterium, the genomic segment GTCGGAGTCGGCTGGCACGGCGGGCACTGTGGATACTGCAATTCCTGCCGGCGCGGGGACTTCGTGACCTGCCAGATCGCTCCACAGACGCCCGGGATCTCGTACGACGGCGGCTACGCCGACTACATGATCGCCCCCGCCGCGGCGCTGGCGCGGATCCCGGACGGGCTCTCGGCGGTCGAGGCCGCACCGCTGATGTGCGCCGGCGTCACCACGTTCAACGCGCTGCGGAACAGCGGCGCCCGGCCCGGCGACACCGTCGCGGTGCTGGGCGTGGGCGGGCTGGGCCATCTGGGCGTTCAGTTCGCGGCGAAGATGGGATTCAGGACCGTGGCCATCGCGCGAGGCGCCGACAAGGAAGCGCTGACTCGAAAGCTCGGCGCGCAGCACTACATCAACAGCCAGGCGCAGGACGCGGCGGCAGCGCTGACCAAGATGGGCGGCGCCCGGGTCATCCTCGCCACCGTCACCAGCGGCCCGGCGATGAGCGCCGTGCTGGGCGGCCTCGGCGTCGATGGCAGGCTCGTCATCGTTGGGGCTCCGGCCGAGCCGCTCGAGGTGCCGGCCCTCGGGCTCATCTTTGCGCGCCGCTCGATCGTGGGCTGGCCGTCCGGCACGTCGATCGACTCCGAGGACACGCTCGCCTTCAGCGTGCTGAGCGGGGTGCGTCCGATGACGGAAGTCTTCCCCCTGGAGCGGGCCGCCGAGGCCTACGAACGCATGATGAGCGGCAAGGCACGGTTTCGCGTCGTCCTCACGACGGGGTAGACTTTTCAGGGGCCGAACGTCCTTGACGCCCGGCTGTGACGGGTTCGTGCGCCTTGAGGAAGCGCCGCGCGTGCTCCACGACCTCGTCGATGTGCTCCTGCGAATCTTTCCAGGGATAGATGGTCACCTCGGCGTTCGGGGCGAGGCTGGCCACTTCCATCGCGACCTTGTACGGGTGCGCGGGCACGTCGTCAGGCGCTACCAACAGCGGCGTCTGGATGGAGCGCACGAAATCGCGCGACACGGTGAAAACGAAGTCGGCGCGGTTGGTGTACATGCTGGTGAGGAAGTCATGGACCATGTCCATCGTGACGTCGGGGCGCTTCTCGCAAAGCGCCGGCCCCCAGCCCTTGATGTTGTTCTGGTAGAAGAGGTCCGGGATCTCAGGCCTGAAGCCGCTGGGTTGCATCATCGCGGCCGCGACGACGCGCTCCGGAGCCCGCCGAATAAGGTTGTGAATCATCGGCCCGCCGATGCAGAAGCCCATGACCATGAACTCCCGGATGCCGAGGTGGTCCATCAGCCCGAGCTGGTCGTCGGCGTAGGCGTCCCAGGGGCGGTCGATCTCCAGCGGGCCGCTGGACTGGCCGGGGTTGGCGTTGCGCAGGTCAGCGCAGATACAGCGGAAGTCGTCCTTGTACCTTTCCATCGGGTTGAAGGGCGAGGCTGTCTGCCAGGATGAGAGGGCTGAATTGAGCCCGCCGCCCGGGATGAGTAGCAGGGGGAAGCCGGAACCGACCTCTTCGTAGTGCATGCGGACGGGGCCTCTGTCGTAGAACGGCATGGCGATTCTCCTCCCTCCATTCGCTTGTAGAACGCTCAGAGCAAAGCCGACCCCCTCAAAGCGGGTTTGGACCGACGACTTCCCAGCGGTAGCGCTCGCGGAGTTTGTTGCGTTCATCGTCGTTGATCGGGCCGGGGCGGTTCAAGAGCGCCTCGACGTAGCCGCCGGCGGCGGCCGGGGTGTAGAGAAACAAGACGCGGCCGGTTTCGCTGCCGGTGTTCTTCCAAGCATGCGGGACGTTGCGCGGGAAGAACGCGCAGGTGCCGGGCCCGCCGACGATAACATCGTCGCCGATCTTAAAGGTGATCTCGCCGGCGAGCACCCAGGCGACCTCGTCGCTGTCGCGGTGTAGATGGAAGAGGCTCTTGGTGCCGACGGGCGCGGTTTCCTCGAACAGCATGATGCTCTCATTGGTCTCGTGGCCGAGAAGCTTCAAGGCGGCGAAGCGGCCAGGCGCCGTCATGTCGAGATGCTTCCCGCCGCCCGCGGGTACGACAAAGCCTTTTGTTGCGCTCATGTTGGTCTCCTTCCCTGTGGCGGAATGAGGATAAACGCCGGCACCGTGAACATCAATGTACACGAGTCCCGCTCGTCCCGGCTCGATCTGCCCGCGCACCGATTCGACGCGCTCGGAGATCTCCACGGCCGCGGCATCCGCACGATCGTCGACCTCAGCACCGCTCGGCCGTGAGATCGGCCTGATCCTCGAGGTGGCCCGGCGCTCGCGCGTGCACGTGATGAGCCGCGCCGACTTCACCGCCGAGTCCTTGACGGGAGCGTTCCGATCGTCCTCACCGTGCATGACCAGCGTCCGGAGGTCGCTCGCGATGTGCAGCCGGCGGGAGGTGTTCGGAGCCTACGGCGTCGACTCCGGCGAAGCGTTATGGCGGGGCGCCGAACCGATTCCTGGGTGAAGTCTGGGTAAACGAAAGGGGTTAGCGGCTTCAACGTCCGCTAACCCCTAGTCGTTGTTGGTTGCGGGGGCTGGATATGCTGAATGCTACTCGGCGCGCGAAACCTACTACATCGACCTCCAGTGAGCCCGTCTCGCGTGACGTTCCCCCTAAACAAGGGTTCGATTCCCCGCCGGGACGTGATCGAACTTACATAGTTCAAGTTCGCGATTTCATTGCGCGGTGACGGGACTCAGAACGTCTCGGACACCCATTGGCCCCGGTGTGGCGCCGGATCAGTTCCCGGCCCCAGATACCTTTCAAAGTTCATGGCTCCGTCCTCGTCGAGCGCCGGCAGCGTCTCCGGACTCTGCCCGGCGCGGCGTCTTCGCGGCCGGACAGGTACGTCGCGACGATCCGCCGGTACGACGTCGCCCGCCAGCGGCGCATCCGCCCGCCGACGGGCTCGATCGTCGGGTGGTTGCCGCTCGCCGAGTTGCGGAAGACCGTCCGCGGGGCGATGCGCGTTTTGGGGTAGACGACCGAGCCGGCCGCCACCAGCGCGCCGGTGCCGACCCTCGCGCCGTCGAAGACAACCGCGTTGGCGCCGACGACTGCTCCGTCGCCCACCGTACAGCCGTGCAGGACCGCGCCGTGGCCGATCACGCAGCGGCGCCCGACGACCACGCGCCCGTGCAGGACGGCGTTGTCTTCGATGAGGCTCTCCTCGCCGACGCGGATCGGCTCGAAGTCGCCGCGCAGCACGGCGCCGAACCAGATGCTGGCCCGAGGCGCCACCGTCACGCGGCCGATCACGTGCGCCCCCTCGGTGACGAACGCGGACGAGTGGATGCGCGGGCGGTGACGGCCGAAGCGGATTCCGGGCCCGGCGATCTTCATCGCTTGTCGGCTCGCCGGCGGAAGGTCTGCTTCAGCCCGCCGGGCTTGAACCCTCCGCCCTCCCGCTCCACGGCGCTCCACCACTGGTCGAACTCCTCGCTACGCTTGCCAGCCACGTGGAGCAGGAAGTGGTGCTCCCACGAGCGCCCCTGCCCCATGAGGTCCAACGTGTCGTTGATGGACTTCTTGACCGTTCGCACCGCGAAGGCCGGCAGGGAGGCGATGCGATCCGCCAGCGCGTCCACCTCGTCTTCGAGCCGTCCGCCCGGCGCCACACGGTTCACGAGGCCCAGCCGGTGCGCCTCCGCCGCGTCGATCGCCTCGGCGGTGAACAGCAGCTCCTTGGCTTTGCGGGCCCCGATCTCCCATGGCTCGATGAGAAGCTGCACGCCGGCCATCGCCATCGCGACCACCGGGTTCGCGAACCGCGCGGTCTCGTCGCACACGATGAGGTCGCACATGCACGCCAGCATGAGGCCGGCCGCGACGCAGTGGCCGTGCACCTGGGCGATCGTTGGTGTCGGCAGGTTGCGGATGCGTAGCAGCTTGTCGAGGAACAAGCGGCGCTCCATGTCGACCCGGGAGTGATACGTGTAACCTCGCCGGTCGTAGCCGGGATACTCGAGGTCGTGGCCGGCCGAGAACGCGCGGCCCTCGCCGCTCAGGACGATCACGCGCACGTCGGGGTCGGCGCCGCCCGCCGTGAACGCCGCGTCCATCTCCTCGATCAGGGTCGGGTTCTGGGCGTTCAGCTTGTCGGGCCGGTTCATGCGGATCCGAAGTACCGGGCCCCGTCGCTCCACCTTGATCGCTTGGAACCCCATCGTCACTGCCTTCCCGCCCCGAGCTTCGCGATCAGCTCGCCGTAGGCGGCGAGCTGCCGGGGCCACTCGCGATAGCCGCACACCGGCCCGAGCACGACGTAGTCGGCACCGGCCTCGACAAAGGTCCGGACGCGATCGGCGCACACCTCAACGGGGCCGGCGATGCCGAAGCGGCTCATGATCTCCTCGCCCGGCAGCCGGTACACGTGGCTGATGTACTCGGCGCCCGCCGCCTTCGCCTGCGCGGCGTCGGGCCCCATGTTGCTGAAGAGGAACGCCCCCCACGTGAAACCCTGGGGCAACCGGCCCTCCTCGAGCAGAAAGCCACGCGTCCGCTCCGCCAGCCGCGTGAACTTCCGCTCGCTGACGAAGGCGGCGATCCACCCGTCGCCGTAGCGGGCGGCGCGCCGGAGCGCCGGGTCGGAGGTGCCGCCGACCCAAATCGGCAGGCTCCGCTGCACCGGGCGCGGTGAGATCGCCACGTTCTCGATGGTGAAGTGACGCCCGGCGTAGCTGAACCGCTCGTTGGAGAACAGCCCGCGGGCGATGTCGAGCATTTCGTTGGCGCGCGACCCGCGCTCGCTCAGCGGTACCCGCATGGCGCGGTACTCGTCGGGATGATCGCCACCGACGCCGACACCGAAGATCATGCGGCCGCCCGAGAGCACGTCGAGGCTGGCGACGGTCTTCGCGATCAGCACGGGATCGCGCAGAGGCAGGATGATGACGTCACTCGCGATGCGCACGCGCGAGGTGGCGGCGGCGAACGTGGCGAGCACGGTCGTGGCCTCCAGGATCGGCGCGTGCCACTGGATGTGGTCGCCGACCTGCACGGAGTCGAAGCCGACCGCCTCGGCGGCGCGGGCAAACTCCGTCAGCTCCCGGGCCCCGGGGACACCCGACGAGTACGCGCCGATGGCGATGCCGAAGCGGATCACGCTGAGCCTCCCAGGTACGCGGCCTTGACGTGGGGGCTCTCGGTGAGCTCGCTCGAGGACCCGCTCAGGGCGACCCGCCCGGTCTCCATCACGTAGGCGCGCGACGCGATGCCGAAGGCCATGCGCGCGTTCTGCTCGACGAGCAGCACCGACACGCCTTGCTCCCGGTTGATGGCCTGCACGATCCGTGCGATCTCGCGCACGACAATCGGCGCCAGACCGAACGAGGGCTCGTCGAGGAGCAGGAGCCGCGGCTCGGCCATGAGCGCCCGACCGATGGCCAGCATCTGCTGCTCGCCGCCGCTCAACGTGCCCGCCAGCTGCGTCCGCCGCTCGGCCAGGCGCGGGAAGCGGCGCTCGACCGCCTCGAGCGTGCGGCGGATCTCGGCGGCGGACCTGCGGCGATACGCGCCCATCTTGAGGTTCTCGAGGACCGTCATCTGCGGAAAGAGCCGACGGCCCTCCGGCGCGTGCGCCAGCCCGAGCGCCACGACACGATGAGCCTTCCAGCGGGAAATGTCGCGGCCGTCGAGCAGGATGCGGCCGCCGGCGCTCGGGACGAGACCGGAGATCGCGCGAAGCGTCGAGGTCTTCCCGGCGCCGTTGGGGCCGATGACGGCGACGACCTCGCCCTCCCCCACCCGCAGCGACACCCCCTTCACGGCGGCGACGTTGCCGTAGCGGACTTCGAGGTCGCTCACCTCAAGCACGGGATTCCTCGGCGCCGAGGTACGCCTCGATCACGGCCGGATTCGCCTGGATGTCCCGCGGGGTCCCCTCCGCGATGCGGACGCCGTGGTCCAGCACAGTGATGACGTCGCAGAGCCCCATCACCGCGCGCATGTCATGCTCGACGAGAAGGATGGTCTTGCCCTCAGCGCGAAGCGCGCGGAGCACCGCCATGGTGTCTTCGCTCTCCTGCACCGTCAGTCCCGCGAGCGGCTCGTCGAGGATCACGAGCTCGGCCGCCGTCGCCAGTACCATCGCGAGGCAGAGCGCCTTCTGGTCCCGGTGCGGCAGATTTCGGGCGCGCTGGTCCGCAACGTCCGCCAGACGCAGCGACGCCAGCAGCGCCTGGGCGCGGGCGCGGACCGAGCGCTCTTTGTCCCGGTAGGCGGCGGTCCCGATGAGCGTCGCTACGAACGCCGTCGCCGCGTACAGGTGGCAGGCGATGAGGACGTTTTCCAGCGCCGTCGACTCGCGGAACAGCGTCGTCGCCTGAAACGTGCGCGCGATCCCGCGCCGGCAGATCTCGGAGGGCCGGAGGCCTGACACACGCTCGCCCTTGAAGACGATCTCGCCCGAGGACAGCGGCAGCACGCCCGTGAGTAGGTTGAAGACCGTGCTCTTCCCGGCGCCGTTCGGCCCGATCAGGCCGTGGATCGTCCGTGGCGCGACCGTCATGGAGAGCCCCGTCACGGCCTGAAGCCCGCCGAAGCGCTTGCTGACGTCCCGCAGCTCAAGGAGCAACGCGCGCTCCTACGGTCGTCCCGGCGTTCGGGCGGCGACGCCGAGCGAGCGCGTGCGCGATGCGGCCCGGCAGCGACACCAGCCCCTCCGGGAACACGAGCATGACCACCATGAGCACCGCTCCGTAGACGAGGATTTCGTAATGGTGCAGCTCGCGGAGGAACTCGGAGGTGACCGAGAGCACGAGCGTGCCGACGACCGGGCCCCACACCGACTGCGCGCCGCCGATGACCGTGAAGACGACCAGCAGGACCATCGGCTCCAGGCCGAAGTCGCTCGAGTGCAGCACCTGGTGCGAGTGCGCGAAGAAGACGCCGGCCAGGCCGGCGAAGAAGCTGCCGAGCACGAACACCCCGAGCTTGTAGCGGGTGACGCTGACGCCGAGCGTCTCGGCCAACAGGTCGCGCTGGCGGATGGCGCTCGCCACCAGGCCGAAGCGCGAGTATTCGAGCCGGATCAGCACGGCGGCCGCAACGAGAAACAGCGCGTACATGAGCCAGTACTGCGCCAGCTTGCTGGTGAAGCCGATCGCGCCGCCGGTGAGTGGCAGCGGGTGCGGTCGCGGGATCTCGACGAGGCCCGAAGGGCCGCCGAGGTAGTCGACGAAAGCGTTGTTGAAGAACAGGCGTAGGACCTCGAGGAAGGCGAACGTGATCAGGAAGTAGTAGGGCCCGCTGACGCGGAGGGCGATGCGGCCGATCGGCACCGCGACGAGCGACGCCACGAGCGGCGCCACCGCCAGTGAGGCCCAGAAGGACCACCCCGCGCGCGTCACGAGGAGCGCCGAGGCGTAGGCGCCGATGCCCATGAACGAGATGTGCGCCATGTTGAGCTGGCCCGTGCTCATCTCGAACCGCAGGCTGAGCGTGAGCACGAGATTCATCAGCATCGTCGTCGCGACGTCGAGGTAGTACGAGTCGCGCGTGAGGATCGGGACGGCGACGCCGGCCACCGCGAGGAGGCCGAAGCCGAGCGCCGGCGACAGCCCCGGTCTACGCGACACCGAACAGGCCCCGGGGTCGAACGAGCAGGATGGCGATGACGATGAGAAAGCCGAGCATGTTGACGGCAGCGCTGGTCATGAAGAGCGTGCCGATGCCCTCGACGGCGCCGAGCAGCAGGCCGCCGAGGACCGCGCCGGGCAGGCTGCCCATGCCGCCGACGATGATGATGATGAAGGCCTTCACCACCGGCAGCGCGCCCATCGTCGGGCTGACCGCGAAGACCGGCGCCAGCAGCGCGCCCGCGGCGCCGGCGAGCGCGCACCCGACGCCGAACCCGAGCGCCGACACCGCCTCGATGTTGACGCCTTGCAGGGCGGCGGCGTCGGGATCCTGGGCTACGGCGCGCATCGCCTGGCCGGTGCGGGTGAACTTGAGGAAGACGTAGAGCGCCGCCATGAGCACGCACGCCGTCACGATGACCACGAGCCGCTCGCGCGAGATAATCAGGCCGAACACGCGGACGATGCCGGAGACCGCCGATCCCACCGACTTGTCGAGGACGCCGAAGGAGAGCTGCGCGGACGCCTGCAGGACCCAGAGCAGCCCGAGCGAGACGATGAAGGCATTGAGCGTCTTGCCGCGCAGGTGCCGGAACACCACGCGCTCGGCGAGCACGCCGGCCGCCCCCACCACCAGCACGGCCAGCACCAGGGTCAGGAAGTAGTTCACGCCGAAGACGGCGAAGGCATAGTACGTCACGAAGCCGCCCAGCATGTAGAACTCGCCGTGGGCGAAGTTGATGATGTCGAGGATCGAGAAGATCAGCGTCAGGCCGAGCGCTACGAGAATGTAGACGACGGCCAGGCCGAAGCCGTTGAGCGCAGCCTGGATGAGCAGTTCGATGGACATGAGCGCGGCGCGGGAAGCGGTCCGTGCCGCTCCCCGCGCTCCGGTCCGCGGCCTCGCCCTATTTCTTCTTCAGCGCTGCGGGAAGCACCTGGGCGAGGTCCACGACCTTGCCCCCGCGGATTTCGCTGATGATCAGCGGGTAGAGAAACTGCCGGTCGATGCCATAGGTCTCCTTGCCGCCGATGACCAGTGATCCCCACACCGTCTCGAAGCGCTCCCTGGTCAGGACCTCCAGGACCTTGTCGGGCTCAACGCTGCCGGCGCGCCGCATGGCCTGGGTGATGACGTCGAAGGCCGCGTAGTTCCCCACGGCGATCACCCCCGCCACCTCGCCGTACCGCTTCTCGTAGACCTCGCCGAACTTACGGACGGCGGGGCTGACGTGCTCGCTCTTGACGTTGATGTTGGCCGGGCTCCACACGCCCTCGGCCGCCTCACGGCCGGCCACGCTGATGATCGTGAAGGGGTTGATCCCAGCGGTCCAGCCCTTGGCGCCCGTGAAGCCCAGCTCCATCGCCTGCTTGAGGATCAGGCCTGCCTCCCCGGGCGGCGCCGCCGCCACGTCGAGCATGTCGGGCTTCTGGGCGAGGATCTTCGTCAGCACCGGGTAGAAGTCCTTGGTGCCGCGCTCGTAGTATTCGTCCGCCGTCACCTCGAACCCGAGCGCCTTGAGCGCCTTGACGACGGCGGTGTTGGTGTCCTTGCCGCTCGTGTCGTTCGGGGAGATCACCGCGACCCGCTTGATCTTCGGGTGGTTCTCCTTGATCCAGTGGTAGAACGGCTCGGCCAGCTCCCACTGGCTCAGGATGGAGCGGAAGGAGTACGGCTTCTCGGGGGCGAGGTTCGCGGTGCCCCAGCACACGAAGGCGAACATCACGTTGTTCGGCTCGGTGATCGTCTGGGCGGCATTGCATGTCGCGCCCACGGCGTTCCCGATGATGTACTTGACCTTGTCCTGGAACACGAGCTTGTTCGTCGCGGTCGCCGCTTCCGCCGCCTGGGCCTTGTGGTCGTAGGCGACGAGCTTGATCTTGTAGACGTCGCCGCCAATCTTCAGGCCACCGGCCTTGTTGATCTCGTCGGTCCGCATCTCGGCGCCCCGCTGCAGCTCGACGCCGTACGACGCCGCGCCGCCGGAGAGCGGGCCGAGCAGGCCGATCGTGAGCGTCTTCTCGGCCGCCGGCGCCGGCCCGGTGCCGACGACGGCGAGGGCGAGGACGATGAGGGTCGCGAGGCTGCGTCGTGGGGTCATGGATCTCCTCCTTTTGTCGAGGGAACGGCGCTCAGCGGAATCTGGGAATGACCGTCTCGCCGAAGAGCTGCAGCGCGCGCAGGACCCGCTCGTGCGCCGGGCCGTCGGGATGCCGGAAGCGGATCAGGAAGTAATCCGCGCCCACCTCGCGGTGCCACGTCTGCACCCGCTCGACGCAGTCATCTGGCGAGCCGAGAATGAGGCGCTCGAGCGAGATGCGTTTGAGGTCGAGGTCCTCCTCCTTCTTGATGTCCTGGTAGTAGGAGCCGTGCCGCCAATAGTACCGGTGCGTGCTCAGCAGGCCCGCCTCGTACTCGGCGATCGCCTGCTCGCGCGTCGGCGCGACGTAGCCCTCGCGGAACACGACCACCTTGTGGGGCCGCCCGCGGCTCTCCGCCGTCGCCCGGTACAGCGCCGCCCGCCGCTTGAGGCGCTCGGGCAGCTGGAAGGAGTCGGCGAGCAGGGCGTCGCCCAGGCGGCCCGCGCGCTTCATCGGCTCGTCGCCGAGCGCCGCCACCCAGATCGGCGGGTGCGGCTTCTGCACCGGCTTGGGTGTCACCATGATGTTCTGCAGCGTGTGGCGCTTGCCGACGAAGTAGACCTTCTCCTCCGTCCAGGCCCGACGCAGGATCTCGATGCCCTCCTCGAACAGCGACACGCGGTCGCTCACCTTGAGGCCGAAGGCGGCGAAGTCGCCCTCCTGGTACCCCTGCCCTACCCCGAGGATCAGCCGCCCCTTCGAGATGATGTCCACGACCGCGCAGTCCTCGGCCAGGCGGGTCGGGTGATAGAGGGGGAGGATCGCGATCCCGGTCCCGATCCGGATCCGCGACGTCCGCGCGGCGATGGCGGCTGCGAGCGGCAGGGGCGAGGGAAAGTAGCCGCTGGGCTCCTGGTGGTGCTCGGTCAGGAAGAATGAGTCGAAGCCGCATCGCTCGGCCTGCTGGGCCTCGGCGATCACCTCGTCGACCATCCGCGTGAGGTCCGCGCCCGGCGCCGGATGCGTGTTGGCCATCACCCCGAACTGGATCATCGGGTCCTCCCGCTATTTCGCACGGCTCTTGTCGAGCAGGCGCCGAGCCTTGCCCTCGCGCCCGTACGTGTAGTCGCGCAGACTGCCCGCCGCCACCAGCTCGACGGTGACGCGGATGCCGAGATCCGACTTGAGCCGGTCCTCGAGAATGCGGATCAGCTCCTCCTTCCGGGCCTCGATCCCGTCCTTCACCTCGACCTGCACTGTCATGTCCTCGCGGATCTCGAGCCCCGCGCCCCTCAGCTCGACGACGCAGAGCCACTCGCCCGTGGTGCGGTCGTCGGAGGTCACCGCCCGGACGCACGCCATCGGGAACACGTTCGTGCCGCGGATCTTGACCATGTCGTCGCTGCGGCCGAGGAAATGGTCCATCCGGCGCGAGTAGCTGCCGCAGCCGCAGCGCCGCTGCCCGTCGCTGACGATGCGGATGTAGTCGCGGAGGTTATAGCGGATCAGCGGCGGATGGTGGCGGTAGAGGCTCGTGATGACGAGGTTGCCTTTTTCGCCGTCGGGCAGGATGGCGTCGGTGTCGACGTCGGCCACCTCGATGATGAACATGTCCTCCATGAGGTGCAGCCCGTCCTTCTCCTGGCACTCGAACGCCGGCAACCCCACCTCGTGCGTGCCGTAGTTGTCGAAAACCGGGCAGTGCCACGCGCTTTCCATCATCT encodes:
- a CDS encoding alcohol dehydrogenase; translated protein: MRVVHVTGAKGPFELVKRDIPEPGPGSVRVKVEACGICHSDFVTKEGIWPGIQFPRAPGHEVAGIVDAVGPGVAGWKAGQRVGVGWHGGHCGYCNSCRRGDFVTCQIAPQTPGISYDGGYADYMIAPAAALARIPDGLSAVEAAPLMCAGVTTFNALRNSGARPGDTVAVLGVGGLGHLGVQFAAKMGFRTVAIARGADKEALTRKLGAQHYINSQAQDAAAALTKMGGARVILATVTSGPAMSAVLGGLGVDGRLVIVGAPAEPLEVPALGLIFARRSIVGWPSGTSIDSEDTLAFSVLSGVRPMTEVFPLERAAEAYERMMSGKARFRVVLTTG
- a CDS encoding alpha/beta hydrolase encodes the protein MPFYDRGPVRMHYEEVGSGFPLLLIPGGGLNSALSSWQTASPFNPMERYKDDFRCICADLRNANPGQSSGPLEIDRPWDAYADDQLGLMDHLGIREFMVMGFCIGGPMIHNLIRRAPERVVAAAMMQPSGFRPEIPDLFYQNNIKGWGPALCEKRPDVTMDMVHDFLTSMYTNRADFVFTVSRDFVRSIQTPLLVAPDDVPAHPYKVAMEVASLAPNAEVTIYPWKDSQEHIDEVVEHARRFLKAHEPVTAGRQGRSAPEKSTPS
- a CDS encoding cupin domain-containing protein; this encodes MHGEDDRNAPVKDSAVKSARLITCTRERRATSRIRPISRPSGAEVDDRADAAAVEISERVESVRGQIEPGRAGLVYIDVHGAGVYPHSATGKETNMSATKGFVVPAGGGKHLDMTAPGRFAALKLLGHETNESIMLFEETAPVGTKSLFHLHRDSDEVAWVLAGEITFKIGDDVIVGGPGTCAFFPRNVPHAWKNTGSETGRVLFLYTPAAAGGYVEALLNRPGPINDDERNKLRERYRWEVVGPNPL
- a CDS encoding gamma carbonic anhydrase family protein, producing the protein MKIAGPGIRFGRHRPRIHSSAFVTEGAHVIGRVTVAPRASIWFGAVLRGDFEPIRVGEESLIEDNAVLHGRVVVGRRCVIGHGAVLHGCTVGDGAVVGANAVVFDGARVGTGALVAAGSVVYPKTRIAPRTVFRNSASGNHPTIEPVGGRMRRWRATSYRRIVATYLSGREDAAPGRVRRRCRRSTRTEP
- a CDS encoding enoyl-CoA hydratase, with amino-acid sequence MGFQAIKVERRGPVLRIRMNRPDKLNAQNPTLIEEMDAAFTAGGADPDVRVIVLSGEGRAFSAGHDLEYPGYDRRGYTYHSRVDMERRLFLDKLLRIRNLPTPTIAQVHGHCVAAGLMLACMCDLIVCDETARFANPVVAMAMAGVQLLIEPWEIGARKAKELLFTAEAIDAAEAHRLGLVNRVAPGGRLEDEVDALADRIASLPAFAVRTVKKSINDTLDLMGQGRSWEHHFLLHVAGKRSEEFDQWWSAVEREGGGFKPGGLKQTFRRRADKR
- a CDS encoding LLM class flavin-dependent oxidoreductase, with protein sequence MIRFGIAIGAYSSGVPGARELTEFARAAEAVGFDSVQVGDHIQWHAPILEATTVLATFAAATSRVRIASDVIILPLRDPVLIAKTVASLDVLSGGRMIFGVGVGGDHPDEYRAMRVPLSERGSRANEMLDIARGLFSNERFSYAGRHFTIENVAISPRPVQRSLPIWVGGTSDPALRRAARYGDGWIAAFVSERKFTRLAERTRGFLLEEGRLPQGFTWGAFLFSNMGPDAAQAKAAGAEYISHVYRLPGEEIMSRFGIAGPVEVCADRVRTFVEAGADYVVLGPVCGYREWPRQLAAYGELIAKLGAGRQ
- a CDS encoding ABC transporter ATP-binding protein, with the translated sequence MLEVSDLEVRYGNVAAVKGVSLRVGEGEVVAVIGPNGAGKTSTLRAISGLVPSAGGRILLDGRDISRWKAHRVVALGLAHAPEGRRLFPQMTVLENLKMGAYRRRSAAEIRRTLEAVERRFPRLAERRTQLAGTLSGGEQQMLAIGRALMAEPRLLLLDEPSFGLAPIVVREIARIVQAINREQGVSVLLVEQNARMAFGIASRAYVMETGRVALSGSSSELTESPHVKAAYLGGSA
- a CDS encoding ABC transporter ATP-binding protein translates to MLLELRDVSKRFGGLQAVTGLSMTVAPRTIHGLIGPNGAGKSTVFNLLTGVLPLSSGEIVFKGERVSGLRPSEICRRGIARTFQATTLFRESTALENVLIACHLYAATAFVATLIGTAAYRDKERSVRARAQALLASLRLADVADQRARNLPHRDQKALCLAMVLATAAELVILDEPLAGLTVQESEDTMAVLRALRAEGKTILLVEHDMRAVMGLCDVITVLDHGVRIAEGTPRDIQANPAVIEAYLGAEESRA
- a CDS encoding branched-chain amino acid ABC transporter permease, with protein sequence MSRRPGLSPALGFGLLAVAGVAVPILTRDSYYLDVATTMLMNLVLTLSLRFEMSTGQLNMAHISFMGIGAYASALLVTRAGWSFWASLAVAPLVASLVAVPIGRIALRVSGPYYFLITFAFLEVLRLFFNNAFVDYLGGPSGLVEIPRPHPLPLTGGAIGFTSKLAQYWLMYALFLVAAAVLIRLEYSRFGLVASAIRQRDLLAETLGVSVTRYKLGVFVLGSFFAGLAGVFFAHSHQVLHSSDFGLEPMVLLVVFTVIGGAQSVWGPVVGTLVLSVTSEFLRELHHYEILVYGAVLMVVMLVFPEGLVSLPGRIAHALARRRRPNAGTTVGARVAP
- a CDS encoding branched-chain amino acid ABC transporter permease; this translates as MSIELLIQAALNGFGLAVVYILVALGLTLIFSILDIINFAHGEFYMLGGFVTYYAFAVFGVNYFLTLVLAVLVVGAAGVLAERVVFRHLRGKTLNAFIVSLGLLWVLQASAQLSFGVLDKSVGSAVSGIVRVFGLIISRERLVVIVTACVLMAALYVFLKFTRTGQAMRAVAQDPDAAALQGVNIEAVSALGFGVGCALAGAAGALLAPVFAVSPTMGALPVVKAFIIIIVGGMGSLPGAVLGGLLLGAVEGIGTLFMTSAAVNMLGFLIVIAILLVRPRGLFGVA
- a CDS encoding ABC transporter substrate-binding protein: MTPRRSLATLIVLALAVVGTGPAPAAEKTLTIGLLGPLSGGAASYGVELQRGAEMRTDEINKAGGLKIGGDVYKIKLVAYDHKAQAAEAATATNKLVFQDKVKYIIGNAVGATCNAAQTITEPNNVMFAFVCWGTANLAPEKPYSFRSILSQWELAEPFYHWIKENHPKIKRVAVISPNDTSGKDTNTAVVKALKALGFEVTADEYYERGTKDFYPVLTKILAQKPDMLDVAAAPPGEAGLILKQAMELGFTGAKGWTAGINPFTIISVAGREAAEGVWSPANINVKSEHVSPAVRKFGEVYEKRYGEVAGVIAVGNYAAFDVITQAMRRAGSVEPDKVLEVLTRERFETVWGSLVIGGKETYGIDRQFLYPLIISEIRGGKVVDLAQVLPAALKKK
- a CDS encoding LLM class flavin-dependent oxidoreductase, producing MIQFGVMANTHPAPGADLTRMVDEVIAEAQQAERCGFDSFFLTEHHQEPSGYFPSPLPLAAAIAARTSRIRIGTGIAILPLYHPTRLAEDCAVVDIISKGRLILGVGQGYQEGDFAAFGLKVSDRVSLFEEGIEILRRAWTEEKVYFVGKRHTLQNIMVTPKPVQKPHPPIWVAALGDEPMKRAGRLGDALLADSFQLPERLKRRAALYRATAESRGRPHKVVVFREGYVAPTREQAIAEYEAGLLSTHRYYWRHGSYYQDIKKEEDLDLKRISLERLILGSPDDCVERVQTWHREVGADYFLIRFRHPDGPAHERVLRALQLFGETVIPRFR